TCGACTCCCGGGTCACCGCTGCCTCCGAGGAGGACTGGCACACGGAATATCTCGACGCGATCATCGCGGTGCGGGTGGTGGACGGGATCGCCGCGGCGATCGAGCACATCGAGACCTACGGCTCGCACCACACGGACGCGATCATCACCGAGGACGACGCGGAGGCCACGCGGTTTTTGGCGGAGGTCGATTCCGCGATCGTGACCCACAACGCCTCCACGCAGTTCGCGGATGGCGGCGAGTTCGGCTTCGGTGCCGAGATCGGCATCGCCACCGGGCGCATGCATGCGCGCGGGCCGGTGGGGGTCGAGCAGCTGACCACCTTCAAGTACCGCGTCCACGGCAGCGGCCAGACGCGTCCGTGACGCCCATCCAGGAGCCGGCGTGCGGCTGACCCTGCCGCCGAGCGCCCCCGGCATGCGGATCGGCCTCTACGGCGGATCCTTCAATCCCGCTCATCTGGGCCATCGCCATGTCACCCTCATGGCGATGCGGCGACTCGGGCTGGACCGGGTCTGGTGGCTCGTCAGCCCGGGCAACCCTCTCAAGAGCCGAAAGGCGCTCCCTCCCGTCACCGTGCGCTGCGCGCAGGCCCGGTCGGTCGCGCGACATCCGCGCATCGCGGTGACCGGCATCGAGGCGGCGCTCAACGTGCGCTTCACGGTCCAGACCCTGCGGTTCCTGAAGCGCCATCGGCCCGGCGTCCACTTCGTCTGGATCATGGGCGCCGACTCGCTGGCGACGTTCCACCGCTGGAAGGGCTTCGCCGAGATCGCCCGGCTGATGCCCATGGCGGTCATCGATCGTCCGGGCTCGACCATGACCCCGCTGAGCGCCCGGGCGGCGCGCCGGCTGGCTGGCGCGCGCCTGCCTGAAGAAGCTGCGGCGACGCTCGCGACGCGCGCTCCCCCGGCCTGGGTCTTCCTGCACGGTCCCCGCTCCACGCTGTCATCGACGGCGATCCGCGAGGCCGTTCGGGGACGCACTGCGCATTCGGGGTCGCCACGGTTGCAATCGACGGCCGATACCGCCAATTTCAGACGATCCCGCGGGGCGTGACGTCGCCTGCGGCACCACGAGGAACCAGGACTCTGCCCGAGACCATTCAAACGGAGACGATCCGCACCCCCGTCCAGGCCCCGGATACCTCCGGCCAGGCGCGCTCGGACGACCTGAAGGCCCTGGCCCTCGGATGCCTCGACGAGATGAAGGCCGAGGAGACGATCGCCATCGACCTCGCCGGTAAGACCTCGCTCGCCGACACGATGATCATCACGTCCGGCCGGTCGCAGCGCCATGTCGGCTCGATCGCCGACAAGGTGATCCAGGAAATGAAGAATCGCGGCTTCGGCAATGCTCGGGTCGAAGGCTTGCCTGCCTGCGACTGGGTGCTGATCGACGCGGGCGACGTGCTCGTTCACATCTTCCGCCCCGAGGTTCGCGGCTTCTACAATCTGGAGAAGATGTGGGGCGCTGATCGTCCGGTCGGGCTCGCCGCCGGCTAGGGCGGACGTCCGGATTGCGTCTGATCTTCGCGGCGGTCGGCCGGCTCAAGGCCGGTCCGGAGCGGGAACTCGCGTCACGATATCGCGACCGCGCGGCCCAGTTGGGGCGTGGACTGGGCTTTCCCGCCTGTGACAGCCTCGAGATCCCGGAATCGCGGGCCCGGCGCGCCACCGACCGCTGTGCCGAAGAGGCGGCCGCGCTCTTGACCCATCTGCCCCCTGGGGGGGTCCTACTCGCCTACGACGAACGCGGGCGGGCCGATGTCACCAGCGAGGCCCTAGCGGACCGCGTCGCCGCGTGGCGCGACGTCGCGCGCCCTGCCCTCGTCGTGGCTATCGGGGGCCCGGATGGTCTGGACGCCTCAATTCGGACGAAGGCGGAGCTGATCCTGTCTTTCGGGGCTGCCACCCTGCCCCACGGACTTGTGCGCGTGCTCGCCCTCGAACAGATTTATCGGAGCCTGACCCTCTTGGCGGGTCACCCCTATCATCGCGGCGAGGCGGGCTGATCGGCCATGTCGACCGTGGAAAGACTGCGGGCGGTTGCCTTCCGTGGTCCTCAGCACCGGCTGCGCGCCGTCGTCCTGCTGGCCCTCGCCGTTGCTGCGACGCCGGTGCGTTCCGAGATGCCCGCCGACGCGGATTCGGCTCAGCGCGCCGCCGAGGAGCGCGATCGCCGCGCCGAAAATCTCAAGCGCGTGCAGGAGGCGCTCGCCGCCAGCGCCGGCCAGCGGGCCCAGGCCGAGGCCGAGATTGCCACGATCGGGACCGACAGGGCCAAGCTGGATGCCGCGCTCCTCGATGCGGGTCGCCAAGCGCAGGCGACCGAGGAGCGTCTGAGCCGCCTGGAAGAGCGCTTGAAGGCGATGGGCGAGAGTGAGGCCGCGATCCGGCGCTCGCTCCAGGCCCGCCGCGGCATCGTCGCGGAGATCCTGGCGGCGCTTCAGCGGATGGGGCGCCGGCCGCCGCCCGCGGTTCTCGTGAGCCCCGAGGACGTCCTCGCGGCCATACGCACCTCGATGCTGCTCGGCGCCGTCGTGCCGGAGTTGCGAGGCGAGGTCGACACCCTCGCGGCCGATCTCGCGGAGATGATCCGCCTGCGCGGCCTGATCGCGCAGGACAAGGAAGGTCTGGCCTCCGATCTCGCCGGCTGGGCGCGCGAGCAGCAGCGCCTGCAGGCGCTGGTCGCGGCCCGCCGCGCCCGGCAGGCCGAGATCGAGAGCGGCTTGTCCACCGAGCGTCGGCGGGCCGCGGAGCTCGGGGCTCAGGCCAAGACCCTCAAGGATTTGATGGACCGGACCGAGGCCGAAGCGGCCGCCGCCAGGAAGACCGCCGAGGAGGCGAAGGCTGCGGCCGAACGAGAGGTCAAGGTCACGCAGGAACGATTTGCCGCGGCCGGGTTCCGTGATCCGGCACGCCTGGCCCCGAAGGTGCATTTCGCCGACGTGCGGGGCGAAGTGCCGCGGCCCGTCAGTGGACGGCTCACACGCGGCTTCAACCAGCCCGACGGCAACGGCGGGACCACGCGGGGCGTGTCCTTCACGACGCGCCCGAAGGCGACGGTCTCTGCCCCGGCGGACGGGTGGGTGCAGTTCGCGGGGCCCTTTCGGTCGTACGGGCAACTCTTGATCATCAACGCGGGCGACGGCTACTATCTCCTGCTCGCGGGGATGGATCAGATCAGCGTCGAGGTCGGGCAGTTCGTGCTCGCGGGCGAACCGGTCGGCAGCATGGGCGACAAGGGTGCTGGGCCACCCGGGTCCGACGGCGATCCGACCTTGTACGTCGAGTTCAAGAAGGACGGCGGCTCCATCGATCCGGAGCCGTGGTGGGCGAAGAGCCCGAACAATACGGTACTTGGCGAGAAGGTTCGCGGCTGATGCGCAAGACATCCCTGATCATGCTGGGCGCCTTCCTGGGTGCCGGCACCTCCATGGTAGCCACGCAGACCGATTTCCTGTCGGGTCCGCGCGCCGTGGCCGCCTCGGCCGAGACCTATCGCCAGCTCAGCCTGTTCGGCGACGTCTTCGAGAAGGTCCGCACCGACTACGTCGAGAAGCCGGACGAGTCGAAGATGATCGAGGCGGCCGTCAACGGCATGCTGACCTCGCTCGATCCGCATTCGAGCTACATGGACGCCAAGGCGTTCCGCGACATGCAGACCACCACCCGCGGCGAGTTCGGCGGGCTCGGCATCGAGGTCACCATGGAGGACGGCCTGATCAAGGTCGTCACGCCGATCGACGACACCCCGGCCGCCAAGGCGGGGCTGCTCGCCAACGACATCATCACGCAGATCGACGACGATCAGGTTCAGGGCCTCACCCTGAACCAGGCGGTCGACAAGATGCGCGGCCCTGTGAACTCGAACGTGAAGCTCAAGATCAGCCGCAAGGAGTCGAAGGATCCGATCGACGTCACGCTCACGCGGGACGTGATCAAGATCAAGCCGGTCCGCTCGAAGGTCGAGGGCGGCGACGTCGCCTACATCCGCCTGACCCAGTTCAACGAGCAGACCTTCGACGGCATGCGGGCGGCGATCGACAAGCTGACCGGCGAGATCGGTGCCGACAAGATCAAGGGCTACGTCATCGACCTGCGCAACAACCCGGGCGGCCTGCTCGACCAGGCCGTGATGGTGTCGGACGCGTTCCTGGACCGCGGTGAGATCGTCTCGACCCGCGGCCGCAACCCGGACGAGACGCAGCGTTTCTCGGCGAAGTCGGGGGACCTTACCAAGGGCAAGCCGGTGGTTGTGCTGGTCAACGGCGGCTCCGCCTCGGCCTCCGAGATCGTCGCCGGCGCCTTGCAGGATCACAAGCGCGCGACGATCATGGGGACCCGCTCCTTCGGCAAGGGGTCGGTTCAGTCGATCATCCCGCTCGGCGGCTCCGGCGCGCTGCGGCTGACCACGGCGCGGTACTACACGCCGTCGGGACGCTCGATCCAGGCGAAGGGTATCGAGCCGGATGTCGAGGTCACGCAGGACGTGCCCGACGAGTTGAAGGGCAAGGACGAGACCAAGGGTGAGGCCGGACTGAAGGGCCACCTGAAGCAGAAGGACACCGACGAGCGCGGCGGCTCCTCCGCCTACGTGCCGCCGGATCCGGCGAAGGACAAGCAGCTCATCTCGGCCGTGGACTTCCTGCACGGCATCCAGAAGGGCGCGGCCAACGGGACCCCCGCGGCACAGCAGAAGCCCAGCCTGCCGAACTGAGCCGCCAAGTTACGGAGCGCGAGATTTGAAGCCGCCCGGCCCCAAGCCGGGCGGTTTTTCGTACCGGGTCCGGCTTTAGCGAAACGTTAACCATGCGGAGCCGCAATGGTGGCGGGGATCCGCGCCGCATCCGACGGTGCAGGGAGCGCGATCCCGCATCGAGAGCCGCTTGACCGAGTCCACCGACGATATGCTCACGCGACCCCTCGGGGTACCGGAGGCGGCAGCGCCGGAGCAGCCCAGCGGCAGGCTCGGACGCGCCGTCGCGTTCGCACGTCGGCCGAGGGTCACGGGCGGCGCGATCGCGATCGCCCTCGCGGCCACAGTCGGGCTGGTGCTGGCGCTCGGCGATCCCCGGGGCGGTGACCCCCGCGCCGAAGCCAGCATCACGATCCGTGAGCCGGCCGGCCGGCCCGCACCGGCCGCCGCCTCGCCGCCCGTCACCGAGCCGCAGGTCGCCACGACGGCCCCGACCCCGACGTCGCTCCAGCGCAGCGCGGAGGAGATCGAGACGGCCTCCGGCGTGACCGTCGTGCGGCCCGCCGGGTCCGGCCCGTCGGACGCTGTGGTGATTCGCGTGCCGCCGCCGAGTGCGCCGCGCCTCGCTCCGGCGCCGGATCCGCGGATCACCGAGACGGGACGCCACGGTGTGATGCCGAAGCTCGGCGAGGGTCGGGCGCGCGCCCTGGACGTATATGCCCGGGCTGAGGAGGCGGGAACGGGACCACGTATCGCCATCGTGGTGACCGGACTCGGTGTCGGCCAGGCCGCCACGGCCGGCGCCACCGCGCGCCTGCCGGCGGCCGTCAGTCTCGCCTTTGTGCCCTACGGCGGCGAGGCCGCACGCGCGGCCGCCCGGGCGCGCGACGCCGGACACGAGGTCTTTCTTCAACTGCCCATGGAGCCGTTCGACTATCCTGACAGCGATCCGGGGCCGCAAGCCCTGCTCACGGCGCTGAAGGGGCCGGAGAACGCTGACCGGCTCGCCTGGGCGCTCGCCCGTTTCCCGGGCTATGTCGGCGTCGCGAACTTCATGGGCTCCAAGTTGATGGCGGATCCGGCGTTCGAGCCGATCCTGCGGGAGATCGGAGGTCGCGGCCTCGGCTTCCTCGACGATGGGACGGGCGCGAAGCCCGCGACCGCCCCCGCCAACAAGGCCCGCACGCCGATCGCCCGCGCCGAGATCGTCCTCGACGCCACGCCGCGCGCCGACGCCATCGACGCCGCCCTCGCCCAGGCCGAGGCGCGCGCCAAGGCCAACGGCTTCGTTCTCGTCTCCGCCGGAGGCGCGGCGCTCAGCGTCGATCGAATCGCCCGCTGGGCTAAGGATCTCGACGCTCGCGGGCTCCGACTCGTGCCGGCCAGCGTCGCCCTGCGCGGCGCACGCGACAAGCGTGTCTCCACGGCGGATTGAGTGACCGCCCGACCTCCATCCGCGCAGGTAGACCGAGCGACCGAAACTCGGCCCCTGAACCTAGCCGACGTTGCCGCCTCGCGCGCGCCTGACCTATGGTCGCCGAGATGACGACGGATTCGGACCCGGGCAGCGCCCTGCCCTACCGCCCCTGCGTGGGCGTCGCGCTGATCTCCCGATCGGGTGGCGTCTTCGTCGGGCGTCGGAGCAAGGATGCTGGTCCCGAGCACGTCGCCGGTCCGCACATGTGGCAGATGCCGCAGGGGGGCATCGACCCTGGCGAGGACCCGGAGTCGGCGGCCCGCCGCGAACTCTACGAAGAGACCAACGTCCCGCCGGACGCGCTCAAGCTGCTGGCCGAAATCCCGGATTGGCTCGCCTACGATCTGCCGCCCGACGTCATGAAGCAGGCTTGGAAGGGCCGCTACCGCGGCCAAGCCCAGAAATGGTTCGCTTACGGCTTCCTTGGCGGCGAGGCGCTGATCGACGTCCTCCAGCCGGGCGGCGGCGCCCACAAGCCCGAGTTCGACGCGTGGCGTTGGGCGCGGTTCTCGGAACTGCCCGACCTGATCGTACCCTTCAAGCGCCCGGTCTACGAGAGCGTGGTGGCGGCGTTCTCAGATCTGGCGCATTGGTCGGGCGAGCCATGACGCCCCGACGCGGGTTCTGACGGTGGTGCGTTGGCTCGCGATCCCGCTCTGCCTCGCCCTGGCTTGGCTGGCATACACTCTGAGCCCGCTGTGGTCGCTCTACGATCTCGCGCAGGCGGTGCGGCGGCACGACACCGCCTATGTCGAGACGCACGTGAATTTCCGGACGCTGCGGTTGTCCCTTGTCCGGCAGATCACCGCGGCGATGCGCACCGCTGCCGAGACGGATACCGACCTGGAGCCGCGTGACCGCCAGCGCCTGAACGATGCCGCCTACGGCCTCGCCCTCGCCCTGTCCGAGACGATGGTGACGCCCGACACGGTCATCGACCTGCTCGCCAACGGCTGGCCCGACAAGCTCGACGTCGAGCGGCCTGCCGGAGCGCGGCCGCAAGGCTTGGCCATCCGCAACGTCGACCGTCTCCTGCCCTTCTACGCAGCCCTTGAGATGCGGGGCTTCCGCGCGGTCGTCATCCCGATCCCACCGGACGCGCCGCGCGCGGAGCGCACGCGGATTCGGCTGCGCTTGCGCGGCCTGAGCTGGCGGCTGGTCGACATCGAGATGGCCGACACTCTGCGCCAGCAGATCGCCACCAAACTGAGCCGCGCGCTGGCGCGCGCCAAGATCGGCGCCAGCGCGGGCGAGGAGCGCTAGGCGCCGGCTTGGATCACTTCGCCTTCGTGGAGCCGGCGGCCTCCTTGGGCTCCCGTGCCTCGCTCAGGCTTTCGGCCTTGTCCTCGTCGGTATCGCCGCCCTGCTCGATCGTCTTGGCGGGATTGGCGAGGAGCGACTTCGCGATGCCCAGCAGATTCTCGCACTCACCCGGGAATTTGTAAGTCTCGAGCACGATGGCTGCGTCGCGCAGCGTGCGCAGGTCGCGCACGAGCTGGGCGTTCTCGTCGGCGCGCAGCTCGGGCTTGGCGGCGATGGTCTCCTCGATCTGCGCGCCCTTCACGTCGCACGCCGCGCCGGCAGGCGAGGCGGTCACCGCGAGCGCCAGGGCGATGCCGGCTGCGGAAAGAATGCACCGCATGACGTGGGTCCTTGAGGGCGGGATCAGGCGTGTTGGAGGAGCGCGGCGTGCAGGACGTCGCGGGTGAGGGCCACGAGCTGGCCGGGCCGATACGGTTTCGGCACGAAGACCGAACCCGAAACGGCCTCGTCGGCCGGCAGGCAGGCGCGCCCGCCGGAGGTGTAGACCACCGCGAGGTCCGGCCAGTGCCGCCGCGCCCACCGCGCGAGCGCCAAGCCGTTCGTGTTGCGGGCGAGATCGATATCGGTGAAGAGCATGTCCACGCTCTCGCCGGCCAGGATGGCTTCGGCCTGCCACGCATCCGCGGCGGTGAGCACCCGATAACCCTCGTCGAGCAGCACCTCGGCGGCCAGCTCGCACACGGTCGGCTCGTCCTCGACCACGAGGATCGTGGCGCCGGCCGGGTCCAAGACGGGCATGGACGGGCAGACGAAAGCGGCGGCGAACGGAACCATGACGCAACTCCCACTCACCCGGCCGGGACAGCGTGGCCCCGAACCGGATCGCAGGGGCAACGGCCCCTTCCGACACGGCGTTCACCCTGTTTGCATCGAATTGCTCGGGTTTGGTGAGCGGCTCGTTAACCGCGGCCCTGCCCTGCTGAACGAAGTGATCCAAATGGTTAACAGATCGTTACCGGGGCCCGGCCGCGGAGCCGGTGCGTGAGCCGGAACTGGCAGCTCGGCATCGGCCTGCTCCTCACCGGGCTCGCCGGCTACGTGGATGCCCTGGGCTTCGTGCGCCTGGGCGGCCTCTACACATCGTTCATGAGCGGCAACACCACGCAGCTCGCGGTCTTCGGCGCCGGTGCCGAGCTGCACCGGATGATCCTGCCCGCGACCCTGCTGCTGGCCTTCCTGACCGGCTCGGTGCTCGGCAGCGGCCTCGCCATTTTAGTGCCGCCCCGTTGGACGACGCCGGTGGTCCTGGCCTACGAATCGCTGCTGATCCTCGGCGGCCTCGGTCTCGGCCTCCAATCGCCGGAACTCGGCCTCGCGGCCTTCTTCGTCGCCTTGGCGATGGGCTCGCAGAACGCGGTTCTGGCGCAGGTGAAGGGCTTCCGCGCCGGTACGACCTTCGTCACCGGGGCTTTGTTCAGCCTGGGACAGAAGATCGCCCAGGCCCTCACACGGACAGGCGACCCGATGGGCTGGGTCGGCGACGGGCTAGTCTGGCTGTCGCTGCTGTTCGGCGCCTATCTCGGCGCGCACGCCTACGGCTTGTTCGCCCTGTACGCGCTGATCGCGCCGGCGGCGATCTCCGGCGGGCTCGCGCTGATTACCGCAATCCTGGTCTTGCGCGCCGGCACGTCGGCCGCGAAGGTCCCCCCGCAATGACGAGCCCCCTCAGCAACCCGTCCCTCACCAGTCACGTGGCCGCGCTGGAGCCCGGCGCCCACGTCATCGCCGCGCATGTCCTGAAGGACACCCCCGCCCTGGCGCTCAGCGACGGCACGGTGGTGCTGGCGCGGGAGGGCGGCCTGACGCGCCTGTCCGCGCATCCCGACAGCGGGATTCTGGTGGCCGCCGGCTCAGGCGGCAGGCTGCTCACCGGCGGCGATGACGGCCGCGTGGTCGAGATCCGCTCCGACGGCTCCCTGGAACAGCTCGGCCTCGCCAAGGGCGGCGCCTGGATCGACGCCCTGGCGCTCCATCCCGATGGGGCCGTGGCCTGGTCGGCCGGCCGCGACGTCGTCGCCCGGGATGCGAAGGGGCGTGAGCGGCACTTCCAGGCGCCGTC
The sequence above is drawn from the Methylobacterium mesophilicum SR1.6/6 genome and encodes:
- a CDS encoding nicotinate-nucleotide adenylyltransferase, with translation MRLTLPPSAPGMRIGLYGGSFNPAHLGHRHVTLMAMRRLGLDRVWWLVSPGNPLKSRKALPPVTVRCAQARSVARHPRIAVTGIEAALNVRFTVQTLRFLKRHRPGVHFVWIMGADSLATFHRWKGFAEIARLMPMAVIDRPGSTMTPLSARAARRLAGARLPEEAAATLATRAPPAWVFLHGPRSTLSSTAIREAVRGRTAHSGSPRLQSTADTANFRRSRGA
- the rsfS gene encoding ribosome silencing factor, with translation MTSPAAPRGTRTLPETIQTETIRTPVQAPDTSGQARSDDLKALALGCLDEMKAEETIAIDLAGKTSLADTMIITSGRSQRHVGSIADKVIQEMKNRGFGNARVEGLPACDWVLIDAGDVLVHIFRPEVRGFYNLEKMWGADRPVGLAAG
- the rlmH gene encoding 23S rRNA (pseudouridine(1915)-N(3))-methyltransferase RlmH, coding for MRLIFAAVGRLKAGPERELASRYRDRAAQLGRGLGFPACDSLEIPESRARRATDRCAEEAAALLTHLPPGGVLLAYDERGRADVTSEALADRVAAWRDVARPALVVAIGGPDGLDASIRTKAELILSFGAATLPHGLVRVLALEQIYRSLTLLAGHPYHRGEAG
- a CDS encoding murein hydrolase activator EnvC family protein translates to MSTVERLRAVAFRGPQHRLRAVVLLALAVAATPVRSEMPADADSAQRAAEERDRRAENLKRVQEALAASAGQRAQAEAEIATIGTDRAKLDAALLDAGRQAQATEERLSRLEERLKAMGESEAAIRRSLQARRGIVAEILAALQRMGRRPPPAVLVSPEDVLAAIRTSMLLGAVVPELRGEVDTLAADLAEMIRLRGLIAQDKEGLASDLAGWAREQQRLQALVAARRARQAEIESGLSTERRRAAELGAQAKTLKDLMDRTEAEAAAARKTAEEAKAAAEREVKVTQERFAAAGFRDPARLAPKVHFADVRGEVPRPVSGRLTRGFNQPDGNGGTTRGVSFTTRPKATVSAPADGWVQFAGPFRSYGQLLIINAGDGYYLLLAGMDQISVEVGQFVLAGEPVGSMGDKGAGPPGSDGDPTLYVEFKKDGGSIDPEPWWAKSPNNTVLGEKVRG
- a CDS encoding S41 family peptidase, whose amino-acid sequence is MRKTSLIMLGAFLGAGTSMVATQTDFLSGPRAVAASAETYRQLSLFGDVFEKVRTDYVEKPDESKMIEAAVNGMLTSLDPHSSYMDAKAFRDMQTTTRGEFGGLGIEVTMEDGLIKVVTPIDDTPAAKAGLLANDIITQIDDDQVQGLTLNQAVDKMRGPVNSNVKLKISRKESKDPIDVTLTRDVIKIKPVRSKVEGGDVAYIRLTQFNEQTFDGMRAAIDKLTGEIGADKIKGYVIDLRNNPGGLLDQAVMVSDAFLDRGEIVSTRGRNPDETQRFSAKSGDLTKGKPVVVLVNGGSASASEIVAGALQDHKRATIMGTRSFGKGSVQSIIPLGGSGALRLTTARYYTPSGRSIQAKGIEPDVEVTQDVPDELKGKDETKGEAGLKGHLKQKDTDERGGSSAYVPPDPAKDKQLISAVDFLHGIQKGAANGTPAAQQKPSLPN
- a CDS encoding divergent polysaccharide deacetylase family protein, coding for MTESTDDMLTRPLGVPEAAAPEQPSGRLGRAVAFARRPRVTGGAIAIALAATVGLVLALGDPRGGDPRAEASITIREPAGRPAPAAASPPVTEPQVATTAPTPTSLQRSAEEIETASGVTVVRPAGSGPSDAVVIRVPPPSAPRLAPAPDPRITETGRHGVMPKLGEGRARALDVYARAEEAGTGPRIAIVVTGLGVGQAATAGATARLPAAVSLAFVPYGGEAARAAARARDAGHEVFLQLPMEPFDYPDSDPGPQALLTALKGPENADRLAWALARFPGYVGVANFMGSKLMADPAFEPILREIGGRGLGFLDDGTGAKPATAPANKARTPIARAEIVLDATPRADAIDAALAQAEARAKANGFVLVSAGGAALSVDRIARWAKDLDARGLRLVPASVALRGARDKRVSTAD
- a CDS encoding RNA pyrophosphohydrolase yields the protein MVAEMTTDSDPGSALPYRPCVGVALISRSGGVFVGRRSKDAGPEHVAGPHMWQMPQGGIDPGEDPESAARRELYEETNVPPDALKLLAEIPDWLAYDLPPDVMKQAWKGRYRGQAQKWFAYGFLGGEALIDVLQPGGGAHKPEFDAWRWARFSELPDLIVPFKRPVYESVVAAFSDLAHWSGEP
- a CDS encoding DUF2939 domain-containing protein → MRWLAIPLCLALAWLAYTLSPLWSLYDLAQAVRRHDTAYVETHVNFRTLRLSLVRQITAAMRTAAETDTDLEPRDRQRLNDAAYGLALALSETMVTPDTVIDLLANGWPDKLDVERPAGARPQGLAIRNVDRLLPFYAALEMRGFRAVVIPIPPDAPRAERTRIRLRLRGLSWRLVDIEMADTLRQQIATKLSRALARAKIGASAGEER
- a CDS encoding response regulator codes for the protein MVPFAAAFVCPSMPVLDPAGATILVVEDEPTVCELAAEVLLDEGYRVLTAADAWQAEAILAGESVDMLFTDIDLARNTNGLALARWARRHWPDLAVVYTSGGRACLPADEAVSGSVFVPKPYRPGQLVALTRDVLHAALLQHA
- a CDS encoding YoaK family protein, with protein sequence MSRNWQLGIGLLLTGLAGYVDALGFVRLGGLYTSFMSGNTTQLAVFGAGAELHRMILPATLLLAFLTGSVLGSGLAILVPPRWTTPVVLAYESLLILGGLGLGLQSPELGLAAFFVALAMGSQNAVLAQVKGFRAGTTFVTGALFSLGQKIAQALTRTGDPMGWVGDGLVWLSLLFGAYLGAHAYGLFALYALIAPAAISGGLALITAILVLRAGTSAAKVPPQ